A window from uncultured Desulfobacter sp. encodes these proteins:
- a CDS encoding MptD family putative ECF transporter S component, which yields MKLFSAHYWAPSELILIGTFTGLIKISTMLIALAGGGMNPVTLVLKNTVATSLLIILVYKIRKFGVLTLFSVISTLVSLLLMGGNPMSIAGVIIAGFVCDLFIAPWNGFNSPIRLMVGIGLFDFISRAVSLGYSYFLYQEQMGMFMMGVIVVALGYLGCLMGLGTGIIFVKELRHAGIIRE from the coding sequence ATGAAACTGTTTTCAGCACACTACTGGGCCCCGTCCGAGCTTATCCTCATCGGGACCTTCACAGGACTGATCAAAATCTCCACCATGCTCATCGCCCTGGCCGGCGGCGGCATGAACCCGGTGACCCTTGTGCTTAAAAACACCGTGGCCACATCCCTGCTCATCATCCTGGTCTACAAAATCAGAAAATTCGGTGTACTCACGCTTTTTTCCGTGATCAGCACCCTGGTCTCCCTGCTGCTGATGGGAGGCAACCCCATGAGTATTGCAGGGGTCATTATCGCAGGATTTGTGTGCGATCTGTTCATCGCGCCGTGGAACGGATTCAACAGCCCCATACGCTTGATGGTTGGCATCGGGCTTTTTGATTTCATCTCCCGGGCCGTCTCCCTTGGCTATTCCTATTTTCTGTACCAGGAACAGATGGGCATGTTTATGATGGGGGTGATCGTGGTGGCCCTGGGCTACCTTGGGTGTCTTATGGGACTGGGTACGGGTATTATTTTTGTCAAGGAGCTGCGTCATGCAGGCATCATCCGTGAGTAA
- a CDS encoding energy-coupling factor transporter transmembrane component T, whose translation MQASSVSNAAISQPPIGIDVRTRMLICLVCATGVIFIQSTVALGVLALVSLVYVLAHGRVKVLVMAWCGVGVMFAVAMVCIRIMLIFWPEIGRAGPGAFFNPFLRVLVLVNTILALAVSSRVQDIMNSLKTLGLPFVIYLPASVMIRFIPEFINDVKLIRESMRIKGFNPGIQFVTLHPFLVVRLLVVPLTIRALRSADTLAVAAELKGMDANTSMTQTPTPGPGAWDIIATACVLVLTFGSIAAERLL comes from the coding sequence ATGCAGGCATCATCCGTGAGTAATGCTGCAATCTCTCAGCCCCCGATCGGTATCGATGTCCGGACCCGGATGCTGATCTGCCTGGTCTGTGCAACGGGCGTCATATTTATCCAGTCCACTGTGGCCCTTGGTGTGCTGGCCCTGGTCAGCCTCGTCTATGTCCTGGCCCATGGGCGGGTCAAGGTTCTGGTCATGGCATGGTGCGGCGTGGGTGTCATGTTCGCCGTGGCCATGGTCTGTATCCGCATCATGCTTATATTCTGGCCGGAAATCGGAAGGGCGGGGCCTGGTGCATTTTTCAATCCATTTCTGCGGGTCCTGGTTCTGGTAAACACAATTCTTGCCCTGGCAGTATCCAGCCGTGTCCAGGATATTATGAACAGCCTTAAAACCCTGGGCCTGCCCTTTGTCATCTATCTGCCGGCATCGGTGATGATCCGGTTTATTCCCGAATTTATAAACGATGTAAAGCTTATCCGGGAAAGTATGCGGATCAAGGGATTTAATCCGGGGATTCAATTTGTCACCCTGCACCCGTTCCTGGTTGTCCGGCTGCTTGTGGTGCCCTTGACCATCCGGGCCCTGCGCTCGGCCGATACCCTGGCCGTTGCCGCAGAGCTTAAGGGCATGGATGCAAACACATCCATGACCCAAACACCGACGCCCGGCCCCGGGGCCTGGGACATCATTGCAACGGCCTGTGTGCTGGTGCTCACATTCGGCAGCATTGCTGCGGAGAGACTGTTGTGA
- a CDS encoding ATP-binding cassette domain-containing protein: MIEFNHVTYTYPFQERPAVEDISFSVSRAQTVVCTGASGSGKSTLIRMINGLIPHFHKGTLSGRVRVAGQKTTHTSVKRLSSHVGTMFQNPESQFFAIRVRDELKFALECRGRSVEEIETITHREADRFGITHLMDNMIFDLSQGEKQKIALAGIMCVAPDIIILDEPSANLDPKATRELADHLMDLKRRGVTLFIVDHRLYWLKDLADKVFVLDHGRLACQGRFDLLQDSHLRRKLGLRHPDVVAPNLPAVGLQPSDHGINTSDGVEVENLTFGYKKKPLLFQDVSFGLPMGQVIAVTGANGSGKTTLARLLTGLLPFKTGTVRLNGTPLRPKDLLTRGSIVLQNTDHQLHMNTVDQELAVAARKNPNRNDAVADAARRFGLESVGLRHPQSLSGGQKQRLVIAAALVKSPDILILDEPTSGLDGTNMNMIAQVMTDMAQKGTLVLVITHDLELMDLACDCALSMPLSNEEIKL, translated from the coding sequence GTGATTGAATTTAACCATGTCACTTACACCTACCCCTTCCAGGAGCGCCCTGCGGTAGAGGATATCTCATTTTCCGTTTCCAGGGCCCAAACCGTTGTCTGTACCGGGGCCAGCGGATCAGGCAAATCCACACTGATACGGATGATCAACGGACTGATTCCCCATTTTCACAAAGGCACCCTGTCCGGCCGGGTACGGGTGGCGGGACAAAAGACAACACACACTTCGGTTAAACGGTTGTCATCCCATGTGGGCACCATGTTCCAGAACCCCGAAAGCCAGTTCTTTGCCATCAGGGTCCGGGATGAACTCAAATTCGCCCTGGAATGCCGGGGCCGATCAGTTGAAGAGATCGAAACGATCACCCACCGGGAAGCAGACAGGTTTGGCATCACCCACCTAATGGACAACATGATTTTTGATCTCTCCCAGGGGGAAAAACAAAAAATTGCCCTGGCCGGCATCATGTGCGTTGCCCCGGATATCATTATCCTGGATGAACCGTCTGCCAATCTTGATCCCAAGGCCACCCGGGAGCTGGCAGACCATCTCATGGACCTGAAACGCCGGGGCGTCACCCTATTCATTGTGGATCACAGGCTTTACTGGCTCAAAGATCTTGCGGACAAGGTCTTTGTTCTGGATCATGGCCGCCTGGCCTGCCAGGGGAGATTTGATCTGTTGCAGGACAGTCACCTGCGCCGAAAACTGGGCCTGCGACACCCGGATGTGGTTGCCCCCAATCTTCCTGCAGTTGGGCTGCAACCCTCCGATCACGGGATCAATACATCCGATGGTGTAGAAGTGGAGAACCTGACTTTTGGCTATAAAAAAAAGCCCCTGCTTTTCCAGGATGTTTCATTTGGGCTGCCCATGGGGCAGGTCATTGCCGTAACAGGCGCCAACGGTTCGGGGAAAACTACCCTGGCCAGACTTTTAACCGGCCTTTTACCGTTTAAAACCGGAACCGTCCGACTCAACGGTACACCGCTTCGTCCTAAAGATCTGCTGACCCGGGGCAGCATTGTATTACAGAACACCGACCACCAGCTTCACATGAACACCGTGGACCAGGAACTTGCCGTTGCCGCCCGGAAAAACCCCAACCGGAACGATGCGGTGGCCGATGCCGCAAGGCGTTTCGGCCTGGAATCCGTTGGTCTTCGCCATCCCCAGTCCCTGTCCGGCGGCCAGAAACAGCGGCTGGTCATCGCCGCCGCCCTGGTGAAATCCCCGGATATCCTGATCCTGGATGAACCCACCAGCGGCCTGGACGGCACCAACATGAACATGATTGCACAGGTGATGACCGACATGGCCCAAAAAGGGACCCTGGTTCTGGTGATCACCCATGACCTTGAACTCATGGACCTGGCCTGCGACTGTGCCCTGTCCATGCCATTGTCGAACGAGGAGATAAAATTATGA
- a CDS encoding flavodoxin family protein, with product MKSLVVYSSRTGNTQKVARAIYEALPEPKEIFSAKEAPDPSAYDFLALGFWVDKGTVNAGAARYMETVKGKQIGLFGTLGAYPDSEHAKQCLEKAKILVQGNDILGEFLCQGKVDPDLVKMMETKMKEDPHHSMTPERRARLEEAAKHPDEKDLADARALFAGLAQIAAEKESA from the coding sequence ATGAAGTCCCTGGTTGTATATTCCAGCAGAACCGGCAACACCCAAAAGGTGGCCCGGGCCATATACGAGGCCCTGCCTGAACCCAAAGAGATCTTTTCCGCCAAAGAGGCGCCGGACCCGTCGGCCTATGATTTTCTGGCCCTGGGGTTCTGGGTGGACAAGGGAACGGTCAATGCCGGTGCCGCCAGATACATGGAAACCGTAAAAGGTAAACAGATCGGATTGTTCGGCACCCTGGGGGCCTATCCCGACTCCGAGCATGCCAAACAATGCCTGGAAAAAGCAAAGATCCTTGTCCAGGGCAATGACATCCTGGGGGAATTTCTATGCCAGGGCAAAGTGGACCCGGACCTGGTTAAAATGATGGAAACAAAGATGAAGGAGGATCCCCACCACAGCATGACCCCGGAACGCAGGGCCAGACTTGAAGAGGCCGCCAAACACCCGGATGAAAAAGACCTGGCGGATGCCCGGGCACTGTTTGCAGGACTTGCACAAATCGCTGCAGAAAAGGAGTCTGCCTGA
- a CDS encoding TonB-dependent receptor, translated as MKNWKRFFMVAAVAAMAGTGPVNYAHAADMSGETVQTKEETQARETPIMVTAKSNQADHDIPISTTIITAEEIAAANASSIEEVLIQQAGINLGVNSASVYGRKNISIRGSATGHVLILVDGKKVSGSDAQIGHSDFEYNWVPMSAIERIEVIKGPASSIYGSQGIGGVINIITKKIHEKFSGNVDVSYGDSSDDGGDEFKLGLNAGGQIADRFSLFMSAERIDRNPSRDEDDNTETKIEGKEINNGLARIRFDIDDTQYIEASYGQGNEDRTEVDDILYFDIDRRNYSVGYNKQFDSVTLDVDVYVTDSDTHYNTTSSTGGYAHGMTDSAVRGEVDIAAFKNHYIVTGAEFKNQDYEKEYDKAASSDKNFANDMDNTSVFIQDEINITEALILTLGTRYDYHEKFNGEWSPKIGALYKLGEHHRIRANYGEGFMAPTVTQNSSSYEATAMRITIHGNDDLQPESSKSYELGYEFFTDTTAFKVSVYKTDVENLIDTQYLPGSSDEKMYVNVDSATLQGFECELSQDITQNYNIRIGYQYLDTEDESTGKELENRPRHTVNVRLNATLPWDIHATLSADYTGKQIDDDEKCDDFIVFNAQVSKTFYERITLRLGIDNIGDEDLNDKPYDIEGRMFYAGVNFKF; from the coding sequence ATGAAGAACTGGAAAAGATTTTTTATGGTGGCTGCGGTGGCCGCCATGGCAGGAACAGGTCCGGTAAATTATGCGCACGCGGCAGACATGTCCGGTGAAACAGTCCAGACCAAAGAAGAAACTCAAGCCCGGGAAACCCCAATAATGGTCACGGCCAAATCCAACCAGGCCGATCATGACATACCGATCTCCACAACCATCATCACCGCAGAAGAGATCGCCGCAGCCAATGCCTCCTCTATAGAAGAGGTGCTCATTCAACAAGCCGGAATCAATCTGGGCGTCAACAGCGCATCCGTATATGGTCGAAAGAACATCAGCATCCGCGGCTCAGCCACCGGCCATGTTTTAATCCTGGTGGACGGCAAAAAAGTCTCCGGTTCCGATGCCCAGATCGGGCATTCGGATTTCGAATACAACTGGGTGCCCATGAGCGCCATTGAACGTATTGAGGTGATTAAAGGCCCTGCAAGTTCAATATACGGCTCCCAGGGCATCGGCGGTGTTATCAACATTATCACCAAGAAAATTCATGAAAAATTTTCCGGGAACGTTGATGTCAGCTACGGCGACAGCAGTGACGACGGCGGCGATGAATTTAAGCTTGGCCTGAATGCGGGCGGGCAAATTGCAGACCGTTTTTCATTGTTTATGAGTGCGGAACGTATCGACCGTAATCCCTCAAGGGACGAAGACGACAACACCGAAACCAAGATCGAGGGCAAGGAGATCAACAATGGTTTGGCAAGAATCCGGTTTGACATTGACGACACCCAGTACATTGAAGCGTCCTATGGCCAGGGCAACGAAGACCGGACCGAAGTGGATGATATCCTATACTTTGACATCGACCGGAGAAATTACTCGGTGGGCTATAACAAGCAATTTGATTCGGTAACCCTTGATGTTGACGTCTATGTGACCGATTCCGATACCCATTATAACACCACCAGTTCTACGGGCGGATACGCCCACGGCATGACCGATTCGGCGGTCCGGGGGGAAGTGGATATTGCCGCCTTTAAAAACCACTATATTGTCACAGGCGCTGAGTTCAAAAACCAGGATTATGAAAAAGAATACGACAAGGCGGCAAGCTCGGATAAAAATTTTGCCAATGATATGGACAACACCTCGGTCTTTATCCAGGACGAGATCAATATCACAGAGGCGTTGATCCTCACCTTGGGCACCCGGTACGATTACCACGAAAAATTCAACGGGGAGTGGTCGCCCAAAATCGGGGCGCTTTACAAACTTGGGGAACACCATCGTATCAGGGCCAACTACGGCGAAGGATTTATGGCGCCCACAGTGACCCAGAACTCATCCTCCTATGAAGCCACGGCCATGAGAATTACCATACACGGGAACGATGATCTTCAACCCGAATCGTCAAAATCCTATGAACTCGGCTATGAATTTTTCACGGACACTACGGCATTCAAAGTATCCGTTTACAAAACCGATGTGGAGAACCTGATTGACACACAATACCTGCCCGGATCTTCCGATGAAAAAATGTATGTCAATGTGGACAGTGCAACCCTTCAGGGCTTTGAATGCGAACTGTCCCAGGACATCACACAAAATTACAATATCCGCATCGGATACCAGTATCTGGACACCGAAGATGAATCAACGGGGAAAGAACTGGAGAACCGGCCCAGGCACACGGTTAATGTCCGGCTCAACGCCACCCTGCCCTGGGATATCCACGCCACGCTAAGTGCCGACTATACGGGTAAACAGATCGATGACGATGAAAAGTGCGATGATTTTATCGTATTCAACGCCCAGGTGTCCAAGACATTCTATGAACGAATCACTCTGCGTTTAGGCATTGATAATATCGGTGACGAAGATCTGAACGACAAGCCCTATGACATTGAGGGCAGAATGTTTTATGCCGGCGTGAATTTTAAATTCTAA
- a CDS encoding transporter substrate-binding domain-containing protein has product MKRFIMSVIAVLFLGAGVCYGADKHITSAADPWPPFLDPDAAGQGIAIEIVKAAFATQGYTFDHKFIPWAKAVNEVKKGKIDVLPDTWYTGERSSFLMFSQPYASNQVKFIKKADDSFEYEGMESLTGKKIGIILKYGYGDEFMNAKNFTRDGVSDFVTNIKKLVSGRVDLTLEDEIVAKSILSKKAPDLLTQIEFTQKPYSSNDLHVTCGLENPRHEEIINAFNTGLEAIKADGTLKGIFERYGVH; this is encoded by the coding sequence ATGAAAAGATTTATTATGTCCGTCATTGCTGTACTTTTTTTAGGTGCCGGTGTTTGTTACGGGGCAGATAAACACATTACGTCAGCGGCAGATCCCTGGCCCCCTTTTCTGGATCCCGACGCCGCCGGCCAGGGCATTGCCATTGAAATCGTAAAAGCGGCCTTTGCCACCCAGGGCTATACCTTTGATCACAAGTTCATACCCTGGGCCAAGGCTGTGAATGAGGTTAAAAAAGGGAAGATCGATGTTTTACCCGATACATGGTATACGGGTGAGCGCAGCTCTTTTCTCATGTTCAGCCAGCCCTATGCTTCCAATCAGGTCAAATTTATTAAAAAAGCCGATGATTCCTTTGAATACGAAGGTATGGAGAGCCTCACAGGCAAGAAAATCGGGATTATTCTCAAATACGGTTACGGGGACGAATTCATGAATGCCAAGAATTTCACCCGTGATGGGGTCAGCGATTTTGTTACAAATATAAAAAAACTGGTCAGCGGACGTGTAGACTTGACTCTGGAGGATGAAATTGTCGCCAAAAGTATCTTGAGCAAAAAAGCGCCTGATCTGTTGACACAAATCGAATTTACACAGAAGCCTTATTCCAGTAATGATCTGCACGTTACCTGCGGATTGGAAAATCCCAGGCACGAGGAGATCATCAATGCGTTTAATACAGGTCTTGAAGCGATCAAGGCAGACGGAACTTTAAAGGGGATTTTTGAGCGTTACGGTGTGCATTAG
- a CDS encoding methyl-accepting chemotaxis protein, producing MKQQNHGRRISILSKTSFACGIIILILLTANSYLAIRLESGLADSMIKVFSSNQETALTKDTAQMKTALENDMKINLEICTSVTLEFLYNFNQEQLFKLLSSYLKLDSIVAIKVLDADGQPFGAAWKAPDIKTAEALPVDAGVDETLSVVQDAVKDGETLGSVRLYYTNAQMQNKIKDHEADTQNSIQAFNALAQKNIGTSIKSQIAIAAVIIIALILTLVVSLTIFVTRPINSTIAMIRDIAQGEGDLTRRLQTTTRDEIGELAAWFNKFVENLQQLIREVSGNATTIDQSSTAFLTLSDNMNYQVAGLSERSVTLGHAAEHINNDIISVTAAMEEASTNINMMATASEEMSSTIAEIAQNTEKARQITDNAVSQTRQSSSEVNELGTAADTIGKVAETITEISNQVNLLALNATIEAARAGEAGKGFAVVANEIKVLAGQTTEASDAIREQIQSIQASSTKTVEAISNTSEIVGEINTIVATIATAVDQQSATTREISGNISQTASGITAVTETVSQGASAVQDMVKDITDVKEGAAGISTAGHEVKTNAENLSDLGNRLAGLMAKFKV from the coding sequence ATGAAACAACAGAACCATGGACGGCGCATCAGTATTTTATCCAAAACATCTTTTGCCTGCGGCATAATCATCCTGATTCTTCTGACAGCCAACAGTTACCTGGCGATACGCCTCGAATCCGGCCTGGCCGACAGCATGATCAAGGTATTTTCCAGCAATCAGGAAACGGCTTTAACAAAAGACACGGCACAGATGAAAACAGCCCTTGAAAACGATATGAAGATCAATCTTGAAATTTGCACGAGTGTAACTCTTGAATTTTTATATAACTTTAACCAGGAGCAGCTATTCAAGCTTCTCTCCAGCTATTTGAAACTGGACAGCATTGTCGCCATCAAGGTTCTGGATGCCGATGGACAGCCCTTTGGCGCAGCCTGGAAAGCACCGGATATCAAAACGGCCGAAGCCCTTCCGGTGGATGCCGGGGTGGACGAAACCCTCTCCGTTGTCCAGGATGCAGTAAAGGACGGCGAAACGCTGGGCAGCGTACGGCTCTATTACACAAACGCCCAGATGCAAAATAAGATCAAGGATCATGAGGCGGATACCCAAAACAGCATTCAGGCCTTCAACGCCTTGGCCCAGAAAAATATCGGAACATCCATCAAAAGCCAGATCGCCATTGCCGCTGTGATCATTATAGCACTGATCCTCACCCTGGTGGTCAGCCTGACAATTTTTGTAACCCGGCCCATCAACAGCACCATTGCCATGATACGGGACATTGCCCAGGGAGAGGGGGACCTGACCCGGCGATTGCAAACCACCACCCGGGATGAAATCGGAGAACTGGCGGCCTGGTTCAACAAGTTTGTGGAAAACCTCCAGCAATTGATCCGGGAGGTATCGGGAAACGCCACCACGATTGATCAGAGCTCGACCGCCTTTTTGACCTTGTCGGATAACATGAACTACCAGGTGGCAGGTCTGTCCGAGCGATCAGTCACCCTGGGCCACGCCGCGGAGCATATAAACAATGACATTATCTCTGTTACAGCGGCCATGGAGGAAGCATCCACCAATATCAACATGATGGCAACAGCTTCTGAGGAGATGTCATCCACCATCGCCGAAATTGCCCAAAACACGGAAAAGGCCAGGCAAATAACGGACAATGCCGTTTCCCAAACCCGACAGAGCTCAAGCGAAGTAAATGAACTTGGAACGGCTGCGGATACCATCGGGAAAGTGGCTGAAACCATTACCGAAATTTCCAACCAGGTCAATCTGTTGGCCCTGAACGCCACCATTGAAGCCGCCAGAGCCGGAGAAGCCGGCAAGGGATTCGCCGTTGTCGCAAATGAAATCAAGGTATTGGCAGGCCAGACAACCGAAGCCTCCGATGCAATAAGAGAACAGATTCAGAGCATTCAGGCGTCCAGCACAAAAACAGTTGAAGCCATTTCGAACACGTCCGAAATTGTTGGAGAAATCAATACCATTGTGGCCACCATTGCAACGGCAGTTGATCAACAGTCAGCAACCACCCGTGAAATTTCAGGGAATATTTCCCAGACCGCCTCCGGAATTACGGCGGTTACCGAGACGGTATCCCAAGGAGCGTCTGCGGTCCAGGACATGGTTAAAGACATAACGGATGTCAAGGAAGGCGCGGCCGGAATTTCCACCGCCGGCCATGAGGTCAAAACCAATGCAGAAAACCTTTCAGATCTTGGAAACCGCCTGGCTGGACTGATGGCAAAGTTTAAGGTATAG
- a CDS encoding methyl-accepting chemotaxis protein — protein sequence MTVFNNMKIGTRLLVGFAAMIVFMAAIGFCGLYSVNQIELRLEDIFSKRLPSIDYLIEADRDLQQLLVAERSMIFANSKSDIFKNLVNDYEKNLEQATERWEKYKALADTSEERALFTDYEKTRDEWAALSRKIVDGRIADTRQGRRIALDLSLGEANEKFEAMRDFLDRLTGMSLTQAKTERDQATNTYNFAVKIVLGAMGMGLLFGIVLMLVIGRSVTIPLKEVVTGLADISEGEGDLTKRLRKMGKNEIGALCAAFNHFMDKQQAMISDIFKSVAKLTESSQDLIGISHTLSKAAEMATQTSESVTNAAAAMSQNMERISNSTQESSSNTATIASAAEEMTATVGEIAKNAEQGRNISANAVSRVEESTERVGQLGEAAQAIGKVVETITDISEQVNLLSLNATIEAARAGDAGKGFAVVANEIKTLAGQTADASMDIKEKIGHIQDTSKGTLESIDQIRDVISQVDQIVTTIAAAVEEQSSVTHEISDNISRVSIGIEDVNNNVAQSSEGVESITGQIQEVNNSSLQIQSQSRQVKQRADGLAQIASDLNSMVGRFKF from the coding sequence ATGACTGTGTTTAATAATATGAAAATCGGCACCAGGCTGCTCGTTGGGTTTGCTGCCATGATTGTGTTCATGGCCGCCATTGGATTTTGTGGTCTGTACAGTGTCAACCAGATTGAACTGCGCCTTGAGGATATCTTTTCAAAACGCCTGCCAAGCATTGATTATCTCATCGAAGCGGACAGGGATTTGCAGCAGCTGCTGGTCGCTGAACGGTCCATGATTTTTGCCAATTCAAAGTCTGATATATTTAAGAATTTGGTTAATGACTACGAAAAAAATCTGGAACAGGCGACCGAACGTTGGGAGAAATATAAAGCCCTGGCAGACACATCGGAAGAAAGAGCGCTGTTCACAGATTATGAAAAGACAAGGGACGAGTGGGCTGCATTGTCCAGGAAAATTGTGGATGGCAGAATCGCAGATACCCGGCAGGGCAGGCGTATCGCCCTTGATCTTTCCCTTGGCGAGGCTAATGAAAAATTCGAAGCCATGAGAGATTTTCTTGATCGGCTGACGGGAATGAGTCTGACCCAGGCTAAAACTGAACGTGACCAGGCCACCAATACTTATAATTTCGCTGTTAAGATTGTTTTGGGGGCCATGGGCATGGGGCTTTTATTCGGCATCGTTTTGATGCTGGTCATCGGACGAAGCGTGACCATTCCTTTAAAAGAGGTCGTGACAGGGCTTGCTGACATTTCCGAAGGGGAGGGGGACCTGACTAAAAGATTAAGAAAAATGGGGAAAAACGAAATTGGTGCGCTTTGTGCCGCATTCAACCATTTTATGGACAAGCAGCAGGCTATGATTTCGGATATCTTCAAAAGCGTGGCCAAGCTTACCGAATCATCCCAGGATCTGATCGGCATCTCCCATACCTTGTCAAAAGCCGCTGAAATGGCTACACAGACTTCGGAATCCGTTACGAATGCAGCGGCTGCCATGAGTCAAAATATGGAACGGATTTCAAATTCCACCCAGGAATCCAGCAGCAACACCGCCACCATTGCCAGTGCGGCAGAAGAGATGACAGCCACGGTGGGCGAAATTGCCAAAAATGCTGAACAGGGACGTAACATCTCGGCCAATGCGGTCTCCAGGGTGGAAGAGTCCACCGAGCGGGTGGGGCAACTGGGAGAGGCGGCCCAGGCCATTGGCAAGGTGGTTGAAACCATCACAGATATTTCTGAACAGGTGAACCTGCTGTCGCTGAACGCCACCATCGAGGCGGCCAGGGCAGGCGATGCCGGCAAGGGATTTGCAGTTGTTGCCAATGAGATTAAAACCCTTGCCGGGCAAACCGCAGACGCTTCCATGGATATCAAGGAAAAAATCGGACACATTCAGGACACATCGAAAGGCACCCTTGAAAGCATTGATCAGATCAGGGATGTGATCAGTCAAGTGGACCAGATCGTGACCACCATTGCCGCTGCCGTGGAAGAGCAGTCTTCGGTTACCCATGAAATTTCAGACAATATCAGTCGGGTATCCATCGGTATTGAAGATGTAAATAATAATGTAGCCCAGAGTTCTGAAGGCGTAGAGAGCATAACCGGGCAGATCCAGGAGGTCAATAACTCGTCCTTGCAGATCCAAAGCCAGAGTCGCCAGGTAAAACAACGGGCTGACGGCCTGGCCCAGATTGCCTCGGATTTGAACAGCATGGTGGGGCGGTTTAAATTTTAA
- a CDS encoding cache domain-containing protein: MKQVLISLVIGFALILTQVPSNAEQASKKVFDLANSILVEFGKDPVIVKAVKEENAKAKSLDQIKAKDAEWKNTAGIADYMKAIMESECGQHLRAIQDSEGFYAEIFVMDNQGANVAMTDKTSDFWQGDEAKFQKSFNNGKGAVFVDEVEFDDSAQTYLVQVSVPVLDGDTVIGAITFGIDVDQIQ; this comes from the coding sequence ATGAAACAAGTACTCATTTCATTGGTCATCGGTTTTGCCTTAATTCTAACCCAGGTTCCGTCAAATGCTGAACAGGCCTCCAAGAAAGTCTTTGACCTTGCCAATTCAATACTGGTCGAGTTTGGGAAAGATCCTGTGATTGTCAAGGCCGTTAAAGAAGAAAATGCCAAGGCAAAGAGCCTTGATCAGATTAAGGCCAAAGATGCCGAATGGAAAAATACCGCAGGGATAGCCGATTATATGAAGGCCATCATGGAGTCCGAATGCGGTCAACATTTGAGGGCCATTCAGGATTCCGAGGGGTTTTATGCTGAAATTTTTGTGATGGACAATCAGGGTGCCAACGTGGCCATGACCGATAAAACGTCAGACTTCTGGCAGGGGGATGAGGCCAAATTTCAAAAATCCTTCAACAATGGTAAAGGCGCGGTGTTTGTTGACGAAGTGGAGTTTGACGACAGTGCCCAGACCTACCTGGTCCAGGTATCGGTACCGGTTCTTGACGGCGATACCGTTATCGGAGCCATCACCTTTGGCATTGATGTGGATCAGATTCAATAA